In a single window of the Maniola jurtina chromosome 4, ilManJurt1.1, whole genome shotgun sequence genome:
- the LOC123864393 gene encoding 60S acidic ribosomal protein P0, with amino-acid sequence MGREDKATWKTNYFTKIITLLDDYPKCFIVGADNVGSMQMQQIRIALRGSSIILMGKNTMMRKAIKDHLETNPALEKLLPHIKGNVGFVFTRGDLVEVRDKLLENKVRAPARPGAIAPLAVVIPAHNTGLGPEKTAFFQALSIPTKISKGTIEIINDVHILKPGDKVGASEATLLNMLNISPFSYGLVVKQVYDSGTIFAPAILDIKPEDLRAKFQEGVANVAALSLAIGYPTVASVPHSIANGFKNLLAIAAATDVEFKEATTIKEFIKDPSKFAAVVAAPAAAAAPAAAAKEEEKKPEKEEEESDDDMGFGLFD; translated from the exons ATGGGTAGGGAGGACAAGGCTACTTGGAAAACCAACTACTTCACCAAGATCATC ACATTATTGGACGATTACCCAAAATGCTTCATCGTTGGTGCGGACAACGTGGGCTCTATGCAGATGCAGCAGATCCGCATTGCACTTCGCGGCTCCAGTATCATCCTCATGGGCAAGAACACCATGATGCGCAAAGCCATCAAGGACCACCTGGAGACCAACCCTGCCCTTGAAAAGCTGTTACCTCACATCAAGGGAAATGTTGGCTTTGTGTTCACCCGTGGAGATTTGGTTGAG GTCCGTGACAAACTCCTGGAGAACAAGGTCCGTGCACCCGCTAGGCCTGGAGCAATTGCCCCACTGGCTGTGGTCATTCCAGCGCACAACACTGGTCTAGGACCTGAAAAGACCGCCTTCTTCCAGGCCCTCTCTATTCCAACCAAGATTTCCAAGG gtACTATTGAAATCATCAACGATGTGCATATCCTGAAGCCCGGAGACAAGGTCGGCGCCTCGGAAGCTACTCTTCTCAACATGTTGAACATCTCTCCCTTCTCGTACGGTCTCGTTGTCAAACag GTCTATGACTCTGGTACCATCTTCGCCCCAGCTATTCTGGACATCAAGCCAGAAGACCTCCGCGCCAAGTTCCAAGAGGGAGTGGCCAATGTGGCCGCGCTCTCGCTGGCCATCGGTTACCCGACCGTGGCGTCCGTGCCGCACTCCATCGCCAACGGATTCAAGAACCTGCTGGCCATTGCTGCTGCCACCGACGTCGAGTTCAAGGAGGCCACCACCATCAAGGAGTTCATCAAG GACCCGAGCAAGTTCGCAGCCGTGGTGGCCGCgccggccgccgccgccgcgcccgccgccgccgccaagGAGGAGGAGAAGAAGCCCGAGAAGGAGGAGGAAGAGAGCGACGACGACATGGGCTTCGGACTGTTCGACTAA